AAAGTCCTGTGGGTGTTGCCCGTTTCTCCGCGTTCGTCACGGTGACGTGCCGGCGTCTGCGGATAACGCCGCCGTCGTTCTTGAAACATGAGTGCATCAGAAGATCCGATGCCACACACGAGAAGGCCCCGGACCAGCTTCTACTGGTCAGGGGCCTTCAGCGGGTTAGGCTCGTTTCGGCGATCCCCTATCCGGCGTACTCCCGCACACCCGCGAGCTCGGCTTCCAGTGCGACGAGCTGGCGTTCGACGGCGGCGGGCGCCGTGCCGCCCTGGGAGTTGCGGCTGTTGAGCGAACCTTCGGTGGACAGGACTGTCCGCACCTCGGGGGTGAGGTGATCCGAAATCGCGGCAAATTCCTCGTCCGTCAGGTCCCACAGCTCGACGTCACGGCTTTCGGCCTGTTTGACGGCGGCACCGGACAGCTCATGCGCCTCGCGGAACGGGACACCCTGGCGTACCAGCCATTCGGCGATGTCAGTCGCCAGTGCAAAGCCCTGGGGCGCCAAGGACTCCATCCGCTCCGTGTTGAACGTCAGGGTGGCGAGCATGCCGGAGACAGCCGGGAGCAACAGCTCAAGCGTATCCGCGGCATCAAAGACGGGTTCCTTGTCCTCCTGCAGGTCGCGGTTGTACGCGAGCGGCAGGCCCTTGAGGGTTGCCAGCAGCCCCGTGAGGTTGCCGATCAGGCGCCCTGCCTTGCCGCGGGCCAGTTCCGCCACGTCAGGGTTCTTCTTCTGCGGCATGATGGACGATCCGGTGGAGTAGGAATCGTGCAGGGTCACGAAGGAGAACTCCTTGGTGGCCCACAGGATGACTTCTTCGGAGACCCTGGACAGGTCCACCCCGATCATGGCCGTGACCCAGGCGAACTCGGCGAAGACATCGCGGGAGGCCGTGCCGTCGATCGAGTTGTGCGTCGCCGAGAAAAAGCCGAGGTCAGCCGCAACCGCCTCCGGGTCCAGTCCCAGCGAAGACCCGGCAAGGGCACCTGAACCGTATGGCGAAACACCGGCCCGCTTGTCCCAGTCCTGAAGCCGCTGCACATCGCGCAGCAGTGCCCAGGCGTGGGCGAGCAGGTGATGGCTGAGCAGGACCGGCTGGGCATGCTGCAGGTGCGTGCGGCCTGGCATGGCCACACCCTGGTGCGCCCTGGCCTGCTCCACCAGCGACTCGATGGTTGCCAGCACGCCGCGGGCGATGATCCGGGCG
Above is a window of Arthrobacter pascens DNA encoding:
- the argH gene encoding argininosuccinate lyase: MAEQKTEATNTGALWGGRFAGGPADALAALSKSTHFDWRLARYDIAGSKAHARVLHKAGLLDDSELEGMLSALAQLDEDVASGAYLPAESDEDVHGSLERGLIERAGTQLGGKLRAGRSRNDQVATLGRMFLRDHARIIARGVLATIESLVEQARAHQGVAMPGRTHLQHAQPVLLSHHLLAHAWALLRDVQRLQDWDKRAGVSPYGSGALAGSSLGLDPEAVAADLGFFSATHNSIDGTASRDVFAEFAWVTAMIGVDLSRVSEEVILWATKEFSFVTLHDSYSTGSSIMPQKKNPDVAELARGKAGRLIGNLTGLLATLKGLPLAYNRDLQEDKEPVFDAADTLELLLPAVSGMLATLTFNTERMESLAPQGFALATDIAEWLVRQGVPFREAHELSGAAVKQAESRDVELWDLTDEEFAAISDHLTPEVRTVLSTEGSLNSRNSQGGTAPAAVERQLVALEAELAGVREYAG